A portion of the Phacochoerus africanus isolate WHEZ1 chromosome 5, ROS_Pafr_v1, whole genome shotgun sequence genome contains these proteins:
- the KCNS3 gene encoding potassium voltage-gated channel subfamily S member 3 codes for MVFGEFFHCPGQDEELVNLNVGGFKQSVDQSTLLRFPHTRLGRLLRCHSEEAILELCDDYSVADKEYYFDRNPSLFRYVLNFYYTGKLHVMEELCVFSFCQEIEYWGINELFIDSCCSNRYQERKEENHEKDWDQKSNDVSTDSSFEESSLFEKELEKFDQLRFGQLRKKIWIRMENPAYCLSAKLIAISSLSVVLASIVAMCVHSMSEFQNEDGEVDDPVLEGVEVACIAWFTGELAIRLVAAPCQKKFWKNPLNIIDFVSIIPFYATLAVDTKEEESEDIENMGKVVQILRLMRIFRILKLARHSVGLRSLGATLRHSYHEVGLLLLFLSVGISIFSVLIYSVEKDDHTSSLTSIPVCWWWATISMTTVGYGDTHPVTLPGKLIASTCIICGILVVALPITIIFNKFSKYYQKQKDIDMDQGGEDPPEKCQELPYFNIRDIYAQRMHAFITSLSSVGIVVSDPDSTDASSIEDNEDVYNTASLENGTAK; via the coding sequence ATGGTGTTTGGTGAGTTTTTCCATTGCCCTGGACAAGACGAGGAACTCGTCAACTTGAACGTGGGGGGCTTTAAGCAGTCCGTGGACCAGAGCACCCTCCTGCGGTTTCCGCACACCAGGCTGGGGAGGCTGCTCCGCTGCCACTCGGAAGAGGCCATCCTGGAGCTCTGCGATGACTACAGCGTGGCGGATAAGGAGTACTATTTTGATCGGAACCCCTCCCTGTTCAGATACGTTTTGAACTTTTATTACACGGGGAAGCTGCACGTCATGGAGGAGCTGTGTGTGTTCTCCTTCTGCCAGGAGATTGAGTACTGGGGCATCAACGAGCTCTTCATTGATTCCTGCTGCAGTAACCGCTACCAGGAGCGCAAGGAGGAAAACCACGAGAAGGACTGGGACCAGAAGAGCAATGACGTGAGCACTGACTCCTCGTTTGAAGAGTCGTCTCTGTTCGAGAAGGAGCTGGAGAAGTTTGACCAGCTGCGATTCGGGCAGCTCCGCAAGAAGATCTGGATTCGGATGGAAAACCCAGCCTATTGCCTGTCGGCCAAGCTCATTGCCATCTCCTCCCTGAGCGTGGTGCTGGCCTCCATCGTGGCCATGTGTGTCCACAGCATGTCGGAGTTCCAGAACGAGGACGGGGAGGTGGACGACCCCGTGCTGGAAGGCGTGGAGGTCGCGTGCATCGCTTGGTTCACCGGCGAGCTGGCCATCCGTCTGGTTGCTGCTCCGTGTCAAAAGAAATTCTGGAAAAACCCTCTGAACATAATCGACTTCGTCTCCATCATTCCCTTTTATGCCACGCTGGCGGTAGACACCAAGGAGGAGGAGAGCGAGGACATTGAGAACATGGGCAAGGTGGTCCAGATCCTCAGGCTGATGAGGATTTTCCGAATCCTCAAGCTTGCCCGGCACTCTGTGGGACTGCGGTCGTTAGGGGCCACACTGAGGCATAGCTACCACGAAGTTGGGCTGCTCCTTCTCTTCCTATCGGTGGGCATTTCCATCTTTTCTGTGCTCATCTACTCGGTGGAGAAAGATGACCACACGTCCAGCCTCACCAGCATCCCCGTCTGCTGGTGGTGGGCCACCATCAGCATGACGACTGTGGGCTACGGAGACACCCACCCCGTCACCTTGCCCGGAAAGCTCATCGCCAGCACGTGCATCATCTGTGGCATCTTGGTGGTGGCCCTTCCTATCACCATCATCTTCAACAAGTTCTCCAAGTACTACCAGAAGCAGAAGGACATTGACATGGACCAGGGTGGTGAGGACCCACCAGAGAAGTGCCAGGAGCTCCCTTACTTTAACATCAGGGACATTTATGCCCAGCGGATGCACGCCTTCATCACCAGTCTCTCGTCTGTGGGAATTGTGGTGAGCGACCCCGATTCCACAGATGCTTCGAGCATTGAAGACAACGAGGATGTTTATAACACAGCATCCCTGGAGAATGGCACAGCAAAATAA